The genome window TCTTTTGTAAGCAGATCTCCAGGAATAGCTTTTTTAATAACTTCTTCAATGAGCCCTTCTTCTATGATTGAATGGGCAATTTCATTGTGTTGATGGGACAGAACAATTGTACTGATATGACTGGGTTTTCCATCTAAATAATCAACGGTAACCTGACATTTTCCATCGGGTCTTAAAAAGTCCAGTGTCTTATTTTTTCTGACTTCTGAAGCCTTCTTCATAATCTGATGTGAAAACTGAATAGGGGCTGGCATTAATTCTTCTGTATCTCGGCAGGCATAACCAAACATGAGGCCCTGGTCTCCCGCTCCCTGTTCTTTATGAAGTCCCTGTCCGGCTGTAACTCCCTGGCTGATATCAGTAGATTGAGGTTTAATGGCCGAAAGGACTGAAAAGGAGTGGTAGTCGATACCGTAATTGGGATCGTCATAACCGATGTCTCTTAATGTATCTCTGGCAACTTGTATAAAATCAATATAACCGCTTGTTGTTATCTCGCCACCAACAAGAATCATACCCGTTGATGCAAAGCATTCGCAGGCGACCCTTGATTCTTTATCCTGTTCCAGGGCTTTATCCAGTACAGCATCGGAAATAAGGTCACAGACCTTGTCAGGATGACCTTCACCCACACTTTCAGATGTGAACTGGTAAGTCTTTCGAAAATTCATTTATTACCTCCAGATGAGGCTTAATCATACTCATTTAGATCTGCTTTGTTAAGACGAAAACTAAAGTAAAGCTTTTATTGATTCCTGAACATATGTCTGCCAGTTTTCGGAGCCATCAAGGAATACGATTTCAAAAATTACACCTGTGTGTTCTATCCTGACATTTAAGTTGACAATGCCTTCATGAGTTTTTAAAGAACAGTTTTTCAACACAGTTCCTTCTACCAGACCCGCAGTTTTATACAGTTCTTCAATTTTTAAGACTGCTCCATTTACTGAAAGTTCAAGAATGTGAGAATTGATTAATTGTAGATTGGAGGGATTCATAAACATGAAATCAAGACTATGATCACCAACAGGAAAGAGACGGTGAGACTTTCTGACCTCTGGAGCCACTTTATACCGAAGGATCATGGATTCCAGACTTTCCATAGGGGCATCCACCGGTAAAAATCCATTGACACCCAGAAAATGTGCCTTATGAACATCCTCATCACCAAACAGAGAATCAACAAGAAGGATAAATACGGCCGAATCGCGTGAAAATTGTTCTCTTAATGATTTAACAGAAAGTTTCCAGTGCCTGGGATATTCACTTTCATGAAATAAAACGACATCGGGCCTGATTTCGTTGAAATTATCCATGGCTTTCAGCGGGTTCGTATAGTGAATAAATCCATAACCGCCAGGAGTAAAATAACGGTTGATTCTGGAAGCAGTCATCTGGTCATTGGAAATTAACAGTATTTTCATTTATTCCGTTCCTATATTCTTCACTTCATATCGGTATATTTTCCAGGTATTATCAAAACGGTGTAAATAATATGTATAGCGCTTTATTTCCTTAAATCCAGTATTCTGAAAGACTTCTCTCACAATAACTGTTGCTTCATTACTAGTATAACTCGTTTGGAGAATCTCAAAATCAACCGGAATATCCACGATTCCCTGATTTTCAGGAATTCTGTTATTCTCAAGATCTCTCCGATATGCCTGAACGGAAGCTTCCTGTTCGACTTCGGACATCTTTTCAAACTGTCGTCTTGTCATATTATTTTGAAGCAGGATCTCCTTAAGATCCAGATAGAGAAAAAACTTATTCCACTGATTTTTCTGCCTTGCCTGAAGGGTATAATTGACAACATCATCGGGAGCCATAGAAGCCGATGAAAGAATATCTCCTGTTTCAAGGTCAATCATATCCTGATACTCATTCTCGTATATTCCTGGACGGATTGTGAGAGAGAGCTTATTCGATTGAATTCCAGAACCGGTTTCCCTATTTTTCAATTCGGGAAAGAAATTCCCTTCCAGTACATAGACACCCGGATCATTTATTGTCACATAACTGTCCAGATCCACTATAAAGCCGAACTCTTCTCCCGGTTCAAGTGTTATCATCCTATAATAAGCTGGTTCATTCCTATCATAATTCACCAAGTATTCCCTAGAAGGTGGAAGAGTTTCATTCTTCATGGTCTTCAAGGTAAATAGAAAATTATAGGTCCTATTTTCAGCGATTCTGAAGGACAACGATTCGGAACCAGGATTAGATAAGAGCACTTTCACCTGAATTGGACTCTCAGGGTAATAGATTTTCTTATTATAATACCTTATGCTGAATACCGGATCAGCAGCCCAGGCTGACGATAGGGTGATAATAAATGTGATCAGAAACATAAAGCAGATACGCCGTCTGGTCATTGGATCTCCCGATTTAATCTTTTATAATATATTCGGTTTATTTAAATGATAACATTATATCAAAATACGATTCGAGAACATTTCACTAAGAATAACTCATTTCAGGACGTCCTGGATAAAATGAATAGCGGCGGGTACCCCGTCGATATCAGCGGTATACGTGGAAACTATCTGGCAGGAATGATCAGAAAGATTCAGGAACTTGGAGACCGCAATGGACTGATCATAACCGGAAATGAGACAGAAGCCGCCGAAATGGTAACAGACCTCTCAGTATTCCATGACAGAGTCAGGCTTTTCCCCTGGTGGGGAACCATGGTCTATAAAGGGGTCTCTCCACAGGCATCTATCTTTGGAAACCGAGTCAATACTCTTTTTTCAATCATGGAGGATAAAAACACCCTCTATGTAGCATCCCTGCGTTCATTCCTTTCCTATCTTCCTACACGGAAATCCCTGGAAGCCCTCAAAATAACCCTGACCATCGGTGAAAATCTGGATCCTGTTTATTTGGAAAAACGGCTTCAGGAATTTGGATACCTCAGAGTCCCCCGTGTCACAGTTCCCGGGGAATTTGCCTTACGGGGCGAAGTCCTTGATATTTTTATGCCCGGAGACAATGACGCCGTTAGAATTGTTTTTGAATTTGATGAGATTGAAGACATCAAATATTTTGATCCACTCACACAGAGTTCTGAACAAAAACTCAAATCGGTCATCCTGTATCCCACAAAAGAAATGATTTGGGATGAGGAACGTCTGGACTGTCTTAGCAAAAACTTTGATCAATCAGAAGGCATTATTGAATCTCTTAGAGATCAGGGTGAATTTCGGGGTGA of Oceanispirochaeta crateris contains these proteins:
- the metK gene encoding methionine adenosyltransferase; this translates as MNFRKTYQFTSESVGEGHPDKVCDLISDAVLDKALEQDKESRVACECFASTGMILVGGEITTSGYIDFIQVARDTLRDIGYDDPNYGIDYHSFSVLSAIKPQSTDISQGVTAGQGLHKEQGAGDQGLMFGYACRDTEELMPAPIQFSHQIMKKASEVRKNKTLDFLRPDGKCQVTVDYLDGKPSHISTIVLSHQHNEIAHSIIEEGLIEEVIKKAIPGDLLTKDTLFHINPTGNFVIGGPEGDAGLTGRKIIVDTYGGAAAHGGGAFSGKDPSKVDRSAAYLTRYIAKNLVAAGYADRCQVQLAYAIGIAEPVSLYVDTFGSGTMDESRIEEIVRKEFDLTPSGIISQFDLKRPIYYPTAAYGHFGRSEFPWENLNRIEDLKKYK